CGGGGTCGGAGGCCGTCGGGCCGCTCATCGAGCATCCGCGGGTGCGGGCGGTGACGCTCACGGGGAGCTCCGCGGCGGGCCGGTCGGTGGCGGCGCGGGCGGGGGCGTGTCTCAAGAAGACGGTGCTCGAGCTGGGCGGGAGCGACCCCTACGTGGTGCTCGAGGACGCCGATCTCGACCGGGCGGTCGCCGTCTGCGCGGAAAGCCGCCTGGTGAATTCCGGCCAGAGCTGCATCGCGGCCAAGCGTTTCGTGGTGGTCGATCGCGTGCGCGCGCCGTTCGAGGAGAAGCTCGCGGAGCGCCTGGCCGCGGCGAAGGTGGGGCCGCCCGGGGAGGAGGGCGTGGAGGTGGGTCCGCTGGCGCGGCGGGACCTGCGGGACGCGCTTCACCGGCAGGTGACCGAGAGCGTGGCGCGCGGGGCGCGGCTGGTTCTTGGGGGACGGCTGCCGCCGGGTCCGGGCGCCTTCTATCCGCCGACGCTTCTTGCCGACGTGCGGCCGGGGATGCCCGCGTACGAGGAGGAGCTTTTCGGCCCCGTGGCGGCGGTGATCGGGGCGCGGGACGAGGCGGAGGCGGTCCGGATCGCCAACGATTCCCCCTTCGGGCTGGGGGCGGCGGTCTTTTCGCGGGATCTCGAGCGGGCGGAGCGGATCGCCGCGCGGGAGCTCGAGGCGGGATGCGCCTTCGTCAACGCCCAGGTCCGTTCGGATCCCCGGCTTCCCTTCGGCGGGATCAAGGAGAGCGGGTACGGCCGGGAGCTGGGGACGTTCGGGCTGAGGGAGTTCGTCAACGTTAAGACCGTCGTGGTCGGCTGACCGGGGCGGGCGGAATTTCTTGATCCCGGCGCGGGGGGAACGCATCATTCCGGGACTCACATGAAGATCGCGGTGACGGGAGCGTCGGGATTCATCGGGCGGCGCCTGTGCGCGCGGGCGCGGGAGCGCGGGCACGAGGTGGTGACGATCGGGCGCTTCTCGGGGGACCGCCTTTGGGATCCGGGGGCGGGGCCGGCGCCGCTGGCGGGCGTGGACGCCGTCGTCCATCTGGCCGGGGAACCCGTGGCGGAGGGGCGGTGGACGCGTCGGAAGATGGCGGCGATCCGGGAGAGCCGCGTCGTCGGCACGCGGAATCTGGTGGAAGGGCTGGCGGGCGCTCCGGTGCGGGTGCTGGTCTCGGCGAGCGCCACGGGCTACTAC
The window above is part of the Planctomycetota bacterium genome. Proteins encoded here:
- a CDS encoding aldehyde dehydrogenase family protein, encoding GSEAVGPLIEHPRVRAVTLTGSSAAGRSVAARAGACLKKTVLELGGSDPYVVLEDADLDRAVAVCAESRLVNSGQSCIAAKRFVVVDRVRAPFEEKLAERLAAAKVGPPGEEGVEVGPLARRDLRDALHRQVTESVARGARLVLGGRLPPGPGAFYPPTLLADVRPGMPAYEEELFGPVAAVIGARDEAEAVRIANDSPFGLGAAVFSRDLERAERIAARELEAGCAFVNAQVRSDPRLPFGGIKESGYGRELGTFGLREFVNVKTVVVG